The following proteins are co-located in the Primulina tabacum isolate GXHZ01 chromosome 11, ASM2559414v2, whole genome shotgun sequence genome:
- the LOC142518023 gene encoding uncharacterized protein LOC142518023: MDPQAFIRLSIGSLGLRVSGTALTAAKSSNHAISTPCVCEIRLRGFPVQTTQIPLLSSPELTPNPHSISSIFYLEESDLKALLAPGCLYTSLASLEIMVFTGRKGTHCGVGVKRQHLGTFKLNVGPEWSEGKPVILFSGWISIGKNRQENGKPGIELHLRVKLDPDPRYIFRFEDQTKLSPQIVQLQGTVKQAIFSCKFSQDRLSQIDPLGNFWSTSADGSYHEIERRERKGWRVKIHDLSGSAVAAAFITTPFVPSTGCDWVAKSNPGAWLIARPDACRPESWLPWGKLEAWRERGIKDSICCRFHLLSDGLEGGELLMSEILIDAEKGGEFFIDTDRQGASPLPSPQSSGDFTALSPITGGFVMSCRVRGEGRSSKPLVQLAMRHVTCVEDAAIFMALATAVDLSIEACRPFPRQNRISRRHSS, translated from the exons ATGGATCCTCAGGCTTTTATTAGATTGTCAATAGGCTCCTTGGGGCTTCGAGTTTCTGGGACAGCTCTTACGGCAGCAAAATCCAGTAATCACGCCATATCTACTCCATGTGTTTGTGAGATTCGCTTGCGTGGATTTCCTGTTCAGACAACACAAATCCCACTTTTATCCTCTCCTGAGTTGACCCCCAATCCTCATAGCATTTCTTCAATCTTTTATCTTGAAGAATCGGATTTAAAAGCATTGTTGGCGCCAGGATGTTTGTATACTTCACTGGCATCTCTTGAGATAATGGTCTTTACTGGTCGAAAGGGCACTCATTGTGGTGTTGGTGTCAAAAGGCAGCATCTTGGGACGTTTAAGTTAAATGTTGGCCCCGAATGGAGCGAAGGAAAGCCGGTTATTCTTTTCAGTGGTTGGATTAGCATTGGCAAAAACAGGCAGGAGAATGGAAAACCAGGAATCGAGCTTCATTTGAGGGTGAAGCTGGATCCTGATCCAAGATACATATTTCGATTTGAAGATCAGACTAAACTAAGTCCACAAATTGTTCAGCTTCAAGGAACTGTAAAGCAGGCTATTTTCAGCTGCAAGTTTAGTCAAGACAG GTTATCTCAGATAGATCCACTTGGCAACTTCTGGTCAACTTCTGCTGATGGTTCTTACCACGAGATCGAGAGAAGAGAGAGGAAGGGATGGAGGGTGAAGATACATGATCTCTCCGGCTCAGCTGTTGCCGCCGCCTTCATTACAACCCCCTTTGTTCCATCAACAGGTTGTGATTGGGTGGCTAAATCCAACCCGGGAGCTTGGTTAATTGCCCGGCCTGATGCATGCCGTCCTGAGAGTTGGCTGCCATGGGGAAAGCTCGAAGCATGGCGTGAACGAGGCATCAAAGATTCTATTTGCTGCCGTTTCCACCTTTTGTCAGACGGGCTTGAAGGCGGAGAGCTCCTCATGTCCGAGATATTGATTGATGCCGAAAAAGGCGGCGAGTTTTTCATAGATACGGATAGGCAGGGAGCAAGCCCATTACCAAGCCCTCAAAGTAGTGGTGATTTTACAGCATTAAGTCCTATAACTGGTGGATTTGTCATGAGCTGTAGAGTTCGAGGGGAAGGGAGATCCAGCAAACCCCTTGTGCAACTCGCTATGCGGCACGTGACGTGTGTGGAAGATGCAGCCATTTTCATGGCTCTGGCCACTGCTGTTGATCTTAGCATAGAGGCCTGCAGACCTTTCCCTAGGCAGAATCGAATTAGTCGTCGACATTCGTCATGA
- the LOC142518299 gene encoding uncharacterized protein LOC142518299, with the protein MGWEFGPDLYGSISGFLIITQEAHYPCNYDRRERKLLYRREEACRFTCWLKKKACSSSFAPKRASSTPPQAESHPPSGKEKASTDPGSSVQKAGKRKISEISVSSTLSTKESGSEDEHPSGPAIHPSYTPESAIMGRGPTHIAHKLLFQLPSSADATFLGSLGWSDLSRQTYSSLTESIMYLGELVERADLIRSSACHDLREGKVLHDQLQATIDEVRETHVGELSELQA; encoded by the exons ATGGGCTGGGAATTTGGACCTGATCTTTATGGGTCCATCTCTGG GTTCCTCATCATTACCCAAGAAGCCCATTACCCCTGCAACTACGATAGGCGTGAAAGGAAGTTGCTCTACCGACGCGAAGAAGCCTGTCGGTTCACCTGCTGGCTAAAAAAGAAGGCATGCTCATCCTCCTTCGCCCCGAAGCGAGCTTCCTCCACACCTCCTCAGGCTGAATCCCATCCTCCATCTGGCAAAGAGAAGGCGTCTACTGATCCCGGCTCATCAGTCCAAAAGGCAGGGAAGCGCAAGATCTCCGAGATCTCAGTCTCATCCACCTTGTCCACAAAGGAGTCTGGATCAGAAGACGAGCATCCTTCTGGGCCGGCGATACATCCTTCGTATACCCCGGAGTCAGCTATCATGGGCCGAGGTCCTACTCACATAGCTCATAAGTTGTTATTCCAGCTCCCTTCCTCCGCAGACGCGACTTTCTTGGGTTCATTGGGATGGTCTGATTTATCCCGCCAGACATACAGCAGTCTTACTGAG AGCATCATGTATCTCGGGGAGTTGGTTGAGCGAGCCGACCTTATCAGGTCCAGCGCCTGCCACGACTTGCGCGAAGGTAAGGTTCTTCACGACCAACTCCAGGCGACCATAGACGAGGTGAGAGAGACACATGTTGGGGAGCTCTCAGAGTTACAGGCCTGA